A stretch of Garra rufa chromosome 11, GarRuf1.0, whole genome shotgun sequence DNA encodes these proteins:
- the tmem170a gene encoding transmembrane protein 170A, translating into MSAALILREMQDEYSVGFVKQILSLNLVPRKNVTNCGRNDTSLCDFSEMWYGVFLWAVVSSLVFHLPAALLALATLRRHKMARFFPIGILLMGIIGPLFGGVLTSAAIAGVYKAAGKSMFSLEALVFGVGQSLCVFIISFFRVLATL; encoded by the exons ATGAGCGCAGCGTTGATCTTAAGAGAAATGCAGGACGAATATAGCGTAGGATTCGTGAAGCAGATCCTTAGTTTGAATTTGGTGCCGAGGAAAAATGTCACCAACTGCGGGAGGAACGACACCTCTCTGTGCGATTTCTCCG AGATGTGGTATGGTGTGTTCCTGTGGGCTGTTGTCTCCTCATTGGTGTTCCACCTGCCTGCTGCCCTCCTGGCTCTGGCAACCCTCCGGAGACATAAGATGGCACGGTTTTTCCCAATCGGCATCCTGCTCATGGGCATCATCGGTCCGCTGTTCGGAGGGGTTCTCACTA GTGCAGCAATAGCAGGAGTTTATAAAGCGGCTGGGAAGAGCATGTTCTCCTTGGAGGCCTTGGTGTTTGGAGTAGGACAGTCGTTgtgtgtttttatcatttccTTCTTCAGAGTGCTGGCTACCCTGTAG